The sequence GTATACCATCCCAGCGGTGCTTCGCCGGTCAACTGTTTGATGATGATGACTGCTTCGGCTATATGGGCACGTTCAGTGACTTCATCCATATTTTGATAGCTGATCCAGCGTAGGCCGTGACAGGCTATTTCATGGCCAAGTTCTTGAAAAGCCGCGGTTGCTTCCAGATTGCGCTGTAGCGCACGCGCGACACCAAAAATTGTCAGTGGTAACTTGCGCTCCTCGAATAACCGTAGCAAACGCCATAATCCAGCGCGCGAACCGTATTCATAGAGAGACTCCATACTCATGTGGCGCGCCGGAAAGCTTTGAGCGCCAATGATTTCCGAGAGGAACGTTTCCGATCCTGCGTCGCCGTCCAGTACGCAATTTTCGCTGCCCTCTTCATAGTTGAGAACAAATTGCAAAGCGACGCGGGCTTGACCGGGCCATTGCGGGTGTGGGGGGGTGCGACCATAGCCGGTCAGATCACGAGGATAATTATTAGGCATACTCATAGCGTTTTTTTGTAAATATCTTTTATTAGGTGGCCTGTAATAACCTGGACGAATTTTTTTTACACTTCTATTGCACGCGCCCGTCAATTGTTGCACGGCGGTCCCATTGCTCGTTAGCGATGGAAGACAATATTTTGAATTATGTGGCCTGATGTCATGATTAATATATGCGGGATAGTATATTGACCTTCATCCTGCGGTATATCATTTAATCTGAATTTATATTTCGTCGTCGACCTAAGGAAAAATAATGGGGAAGTTGAGCACGCATGTTTTGGACATTACACAGGGAAAGCCCGGCGCAGGAGTCAGCATTGCGTTGTATTTCGTAAACGATAATGATAAAACACTGTTGAAAAATGTCGTCACGAATACCGATGGCCGCTGCGATGTGCCGTTGTTGCAGGGTGAAGAAATGCAAGTTGGACAATATGAGTTAATTTTTTCAGCAGGTGATTACTTTGCCGCCCAAGGAGTGACTGTGCCGACTCCACGCTTTGTTGATCGTGTCACGTTGGCATTCGGGATTGCGAATCCTGATGAGAATTATCACGTACCGTTGGTGGTGTCGCCGTGGTCCTACTCAACTTATCGTGGTAGTTGATTGAATTGACCATGTATGCCTGATATTTGGGCGTACATGGTATTGAATCAGGCCTTTCATCGATATCAATTCCGCTTTCTCTGCCTGCTATGTTAGCTCAGGCGGGTGGTCACCAATGCTAATAACCAATAACATCTGCAATTCAACAACCCTCTTACAAAAGCTTGTGTTAAACTCTGCGCAATATCTTTTGGAAAAATAGTCCCGCAGGTTTTAAAATTGCCGACTACCCGAAAGAAAAGAGTAGACTGATGCAAGGCAAGCGATGATCTCGCCTCACCATCAAGTTTCTAGTCCCGCCCAATTCTGTACCTCCTCTAACGGGCGCCGGACGGCAGTATCAACGAGTTTCGATTTGATCAGGACGCAGACGGCACATTGCCGTCTTTGAGCCTACATTCTGCACATTTATTAACAAATTTAACGAATACACGTCGTACATGGATATTGTTGAGGCCAAGAAAGTCCTCGAGACAGCGCTACTCTGTGCCCATGAGCCCTTGTCAATTAATGACTTGAAGAAGCTCTATGTGGTGCATGACGACGTTGACGGTGAAGTCGATGCAAACACGATCAAATTGATGCTGGAAGAACTGCGCACAGATTGGTCTGACAAAGGTATCGAAGTAGTTTCACTGTCAACCGGTTGGCGTTTTCAAAGCCGACCAGAGATGAAGATTTATCTGGAGCGTATGAATCCGGAGAAGCCACCCAAAT is a genomic window of Glaciimonas sp. CA11.2 containing:
- the puuE gene encoding allantoinase PuuE, whose amino-acid sequence is MSMPNNYPRDLTGYGRTPPHPQWPGQARVALQFVLNYEEGSENCVLDGDAGSETFLSEIIGAQSFPARHMSMESLYEYGSRAGLWRLLRLFEERKLPLTIFGVARALQRNLEATAAFQELGHEIACHGLRWISYQNMDEVTERAHIAEAVIIIKQLTGEAPLGWYTGRDSPNTRRLVMEHGGFSYDSDNYGDDLPFWEQVTIGGHAGEATTKPQLIIPYTLDTNDMRFAAAQGFNSGTQFFDYLKDAFDVLYREGDPEGLNQPKMLSIGLHCRMVGRPARAAALARFLDYVQSHDKVWITRRIDIANHWRATHPF
- the uraH gene encoding hydroxyisourate hydrolase, giving the protein MGKLSTHVLDITQGKPGAGVSIALYFVNDNDKTLLKNVVTNTDGRCDVPLLQGEEMQVGQYELIFSAGDYFAAQGVTVPTPRFVDRVTLAFGIANPDENYHVPLVVSPWSYSTYRGS